One genomic window of Magnolia sinica isolate HGM2019 chromosome 3, MsV1, whole genome shotgun sequence includes the following:
- the LOC131239272 gene encoding uncharacterized protein LOC131239272: MKYSSQWWILSSAILLLTISVHASRTLLRKENEVKTAVFLSPAFVLGSGSVSNKVYLNVDFPRGHIALKDFNGEVIDEAGNPIPLYETYLHHWVLARYYSNSSAVDTNITFARNAGVCQGNVLGQYYGLGSETRRTSTHVPDPYGVEVGNPAEIPNGYVERWLLNVHAIDTRGVVDRMGCAECRCNLYNVTKDESGSPLRKDYIGGLDCCYDQTQCRLRESFENVKRKLYLRYTVKWVDWHDSIVPVKIYIFDVTDSGKRTNSTSENARLGCKIEYDVEPCGAADMGKGHCVDSKKMSIVMPRGGDVIYGVAHQHWGGVGSTLHGQDGRVICSSIPIYGNGKEAGNEDGYIVGMSTCYPKPGSVKISDGEVLTLKSNYSSSQIHTGVMGLFYILVADLPLKN; the protein is encoded by the exons ATGAAATACTCTTCTCAATGGTGGATACTATCATCAGCAATTCTACTTTTAACCATATCTGTTCATGCGTCACGAACTCTTCTgagaaaggaaaatgaggtgaAAACCGCCGTCTTTCTATCCCCTGCATTCGTGCTAGGATCAGGATCCGTGTCGAACAAAGTCTACCTCAATGTCGACTTCCCAAGAGGCCACATTGCTCTCAAGGACTTCAATGGTGAAGTGATCGATGAGGCGGGGAATCCTATCCCACTTTATGAGACTTATCTCCACCATTGGGTCCTGGCTAGATACTACAGTAACTCTTCAGCTGTGGATACGAATATCACCTTTGCGAGGAATGCTGGAGTTTGCCAGGGAAATGTGCTTGGGCAGTACTATGGGCTTGGGTCAGAAACACGACGGACTTCCACACACGTGCCGGACCCTTACGGTGTAGAAGTCGGGAATCCTGCTGAAATTCCAAATGGGTATGTGGAGAGGTGGCTTCTGAATGTCCATGCGATTGATACGCGGGGCGTGGTTGATCGGATGGGGTGCGCTGAGTGCAGGTGCAATCTTTATAATGTGACGAAGGATGAAAGCGGTAGTCCTTTGAGAAAGGATTACATTGGTGGTCTTGATTGTTGCTATGATCAGACACAGTGTAGGTTGAGAGAAAGCTTTGAGAATGTGAAGAGAAAGCTCTACTTGAGATACACTGTGAAGTGGGTCGATTGGCATGATAGCATTGTGCCTGTTAAGATATACATATTCGATGTAACGGATTCTGGGAAGAGAACAAATTCAACCAGCGAAAATGCTCGACTCGGTTGCAAG ATCGAATACGACGTTGAGCCGTGTGGTGCAGCAGACATGGGCAAAGGCCATTGTGTAGATTCCAAAAAGATGAGCATTGTCATGCCTCGTGGGGGCGATGTTatctatggggtggcccaccagcaTTGGGGTGGAGTTGGTTCTACTCTTCATGGACAG GATGGCAGAGTTATATGCTCTTCAATACCAATCTATGGAAATGGGAAAGAAGCAGGGAATGAGGATGGCTATATTGTTGGGATGTCCACTTGCTATCCGAAGCCAGGGTCTGTTAAAATCTCAGATGGAGAGGTTTTGACTCTCAAATCAAATTATAGCAGCAGCCAAATACATACTGGAGTCATGGGCCTCTTCTACATCTTAGTAGCTGATCTGCCACTGAAGAATTGA